TATCGTCCAATTTCATTGTTTGTCTTTACCTATGCGTGGGCGGCGATTATTCAATACATCGCAAGTTTTATCCACTAATGAGTTGCAGAGAGAAAGAAGGCATTAATGTGAAAAAAGTAATTCAAGGCTCGGTTCATTTGTATCAAAAGTACATTTCACCAGCCTTTCCACCGTCGTGTCGGTATTACCCATCGTGTTCAAATTATATGCTAGATGCAGTAGAAAAGCATGGTGCCATCAAAGGTGGAGTCATGGGTATGGCACGCATTTGTCGTTGTCATCCATTTGTAAAGGGAGGCCGTGATGAAGTGCCAGATTATTTTACATTGCGTCGCAATCCGCACCAACGACAATAATTATTTTATCGCTAGATTAGTTCTTGATATATGAAGGACTATTCGGCGATTTTTTGATATTAAGAGATGAAATACTACCAAAATATTTCAGTAGATATTTGCGGACGGAGTCAATAAGTTTGTGATATAATAGGATGTACAAGTTGGAGCTGAGCAATCAATGCTCAGCACTATTCTGTTGTTTTCATTGATAAAGACAAACCATAGTGAGAGAGAGGGCGTTTTGCCTCGAACCACTGGAGAAAGATGACGGCGTGTGCGAAAGCGCACAGAGGAATCTTTTGAAGTGGACGTCGAGGCAGCCCGAACGAACCAGAATAAACCATAGTGAGAGTACGGGTGCTCTGACTTGAACCACTGGAGAAAGATGACGGCGTGTGCGAAAGCGCACAGAGGAATCTTTTGAAGTGGATGTCAAGTCAACCCGAACGAACCAGAATAAACCATAGTGTGACAAGGAGTGCTTTGAAATGGACCACTGGAGCAGAGTACGCCGAAGCGCTGAGGCGCTTCAAGGACTATGTGAAGTGGAGACATTTCAATGACTTGGAACCAGAATAAGGAGGGGAAACATTGATTGATTGGATAGTCCAATATATGGGCGATCAAACATTGGCTAAAGTATTAGATATACTCATCGTGTGGTTTTTGATTAACCAAATTTTAGTTTGGGCCCGTGGTACGCGTGTGATGAATATCTTAAAAGGTGTAGCCTTAATTTTCATTGCCCGTGCATTAAGTTCCATGCTTGGTTTGCAAACAATCGATTGGTTGCTAAATCAGGTTATTTCATGGGGTGTAGTAGCAGCGATTATTTTATTTCAGCCAGAGATTCGTAAAGCGTTGGAAAATCTCGGGCGCAATATGTTTCGTAATCGCAAAAATAATCAAAATCCAAGTGATAAATTGATTGCAGATATTGAAAAATCTGTTCAATATATGTCGCGTCGTAAAATTGGAGCGCTAATTTCGATTGAAGCGGAAGATAGCTTAGAAGAGTTTGTGAAAACAGGTATTGCGATGGATTCGTATGTCAGTAATCAATTATTGATAAATATCTTTATTCCCAATACACCGCTACATGATGGGGCAGTGATTATTTCAGATTATCGCATTGCGTCAGCATCCAGCTATTTGCCATTATCTGAAAGTACATTAATCCCTAAAGAATTAGGTACGCGTCACCGCGCGGCGATTGGTTTGGGTGAAGTAACGGATGCACTAACTGTTATTGTCTCCGAAGAAACAGGGGCAATTTCGCTCGTAAAGCGTGATCACCTACACCGTGATGTGACTGCGCAGGAATTGAATGAGTTATTGCATCAATATCTAGCCACCGAAACACCAGAAGAAGAAAAATCCTTTATGCAATTAGTAAAAGATTTCTTTTCTAGTATGACTCAAAAGGGGGAATCTTCATGAAAAAAAGTCCTTTTGATAATATTTGGGTAATGCGTGCGGTCTCTTTATTTTTCGCAATATTATTGTTCGTGTCTGTAGCTAATGAAAATGGTAGCTCACGTACACGTCAACAAGCGAATAATTCGGCAAGTGTCGAGTCAAGTGTTACTATATCCAATGTGCCAGTTACACTGGGTAAACATGAAGAAGGAACGTTTGTTAGTGGAATGCCTGAAACGGTATCCGTCCGCTTAACCGGGCCTAAAAATATCATTAATCAAATATCGGCTGAGAATTTGAATGTGACCACCGAATCAATTGTGGGTGTAAAATCGGGTGTTAAAGCAATTCGTTTTGTTGTGAATGGTCTACCGAAGAGTGTCGAATATAAGGTGACGCCAGATTTATTTTATGGAACGATTTCAACAAAAGAGACGAAGGCACATCCAATAGAGTATGAAATTGCCAACAATGCGATTGCTGAAGGCTATGAAGCTACTAATGTTAAATTGTCAGCGCAAGAAGTAACATTGACTGGTGACCAAAATGAGATGGCCAAAGTTGCACGTGTCGTTGCGGTGATTAGTTCACAAACACCTCAAACCACGAACTTTACCAAACGTTATCGATTACAAGTGTTGGATAAAGAGGGGAAATTATTGGATGTCAATGTTTCGCAACCAGAAGTTGAAGCGGCGGTTGAAGTCACACAAAAAGTTCAAACTGTACCGTTGCGTTTGGTTCCAATGGGACAACGCTCAGAGTTTGCCTACCAATACGAGTTTGTTGGAGAATCGGTTGTGACACTAAAAGAAGCGAATCCATCAGTCGTGACATTAGATGTCTATGTGGATGTCAGTGATTTGACTGAATCCGGGACAGTAACAGGATATATTGACCAAAACAGTGGAGTGACAAATCCAACGACAGTATCAGTTAAGGTGACGATGACACCCGTTGAGCCAGCGAATCGTCATGAGGAAACAACTACCACGACAGAAGAAACGACGGATGAAGTAGAAGAAACGGCGACTGAACCGAGTGAAGAAACAACAGAAAATTAAATTTAATGATGAAAAGAATATAGTGTGACAATGGGAGTTTTGAAATGAACCACTGGAGAAAGATGATGGCGTGCGCCCAAGCGCACAGAGGCAACTTTTGAAGTGGACGTCATTTCATCCCATTGGAACCGGAATAAACAAGGTGTGAGCGCGGGTGTTCTGGCTTGAACCACTGGAGCAAAGGTCGTAGAAGCGCCAAGGCGCTTCAAGAGCGATGTGAAGTGGACGTCAAGCCAACCCAAGCGAACCAGATTAAAACATAGTGTGACAATGGGAGTTTTGAAATGAACCACTGGAGAAAGATGACGGCGTGCGCTCAAGCGCACAGAGGCAACTTTTGAAGTGGACGTCATTTCATCCCATTGGAACCGGAATAAGGAGAAACTAATGGGTAAATATTTTGAAACAGATGGTGTACGAGGCGTAGCCAATACCGAGTTAACACCAGAATTAGCATTTAAATTAGGTCGTTGTGGAGGACATGTATTGCGTCAACACGCACCGGAAATTGAACATCCGCGCGTTTTGGTTGGTCGTGACACACGTATTTCAGGACAAATGCTTGAAAATGCCTTAATTGCAGGATTATTATCAGTAGGAATTGAAGTGATGCAGTTAGGTGTGATTTCGACTCCAGCAGTGGCTTATTTAACACGCACACAAGGTGCAGTAGCAGGGGTGATGATTAGTGCGTCGCATAATCCAGCGCAAGATAATGGCATTAAGTTTTTCGGAGCGGATGGATTTAAATTATCAGATGACCAAGAATTAGAAATCGAAGCCTTATTAGATGCACCGGTAGATGAGTTGCCACGTCCAAGCAGTAGTGGTTTAGGAACTGTCGAAGAATTTAATGAAGGTGCTATCAAATATATTCAATATTTACAAACGACTATTTCGAGTGATTTATCAGGCATTACTGTTTGTTTAGATGCAGCGAATGGGGCAACAAGTCCATTAATTAATCAATTATTTGCTGATTTAGAAACAGACTTTTACACGATGGGAGACCGACCAGATGGTATTAATATCAATGACCATGTAGGGTCTACGCATCCAGAAGCATTACAAGCATTTGTAAAAGAAAAAGGTGCAATGGTTGGGCTAGCATTTGATGGTGATGGCGACCGCTTAATTGCAGTGGATGAAAATGGCGAAATTGTTGATGGTGACAAGATTATGTTCATCTGCGGTAAACATTTAAAATCAAAAGGACGTTTGGCGGAAGATACGATTGTATCCACTGTTATGAGTAATATTGGTTTCCATAAAGCTGTGGAAGCCAATGGCATGGTTGCGTTGAAAACTGCTGTAGGCGACCGTTATGTTGTAGAAGAAATGCGTCGTGGCAACTATACCTTAGGTGGCGAACAATCTGGACACATTGTTTTCTTAAACTTAAATACAACGGGCGACGGTTTATTGTCAGCGATTCAATTATTATCTGTAATGAAAGAAACAGGTAAATCATTATCTGAATTAGCGTCTGAAGTCGAAATTTTCCCACAATTATTGGTAAATATTCGCGTGCGTGATAAACATACAGTAATGGATGAACCTGAAGTAAAAGCTGTCATTGAAGAAGTAGAAGCTGAGATGAATGGGGATGGTCGTATTTTAGTCCGTCCAAGCGGGACAGAGCCTTTATTACGTGTGATGGCAGAAGCTTCAACAGATGAAAAGGTGCATAACTATGTTCATAAAATTGCAGATGTTATCCGCCGTGTTCGTGGATTAGAGTAGTTGACAGGCAGTATTCAATAAGATAAGAAAATGAGGTCGAGTTAGGACAAGGATATTTTCCTTTATGTTCTAGCTCGACATTTTTTTGCGCGAGTTGCTTTGTGTGAAAGCGATACTTAATTTCATAAAGTTGATGTGGTACAATGTTTGTAAGATAGGTGGTATCTAGATGATGCGCCATTAAGGGAAAGTATTCAAACGAAGGAATGGAGTCAAAGGTATGAAACAATCAAAAAAAGAACGAACACAACTATGGTTACAAGACCATCATGCTGAACAGTGGTTGCGTTGTATCCATTGTGATGCACCACTTCATTTCGAATCGTATTCACTCCATTGTGATAATGGACATCGTTTTGATGGAGCAAAGCAAGGGTATTATTATTTAACAACTAAACAATTACTCGCAACAAAATATGACCATGCACTCTTTGAGGCAAGACGTTATGTTATTACAAAGACAGGTTTTTATCGGACGTTGCATGAGGTGTTGATTGATTTTGTTAATCAGTATCAACCGTCAGTTATCTTAGATGCAGGAAGTGGTGAGGGTAGTCATTTAGCTGCGATAACAGCAGCGGCTAAATATGATTTAACAGCAATCGGTGTTGATTTAGCAAAAGATGGGATACAACTTTCGACAACGTATAATGGGTCACTGTTATCATTAGTCAGTGATTTGGCATATATGCCGATTGCTGATGGTCAAGTAAATCTTATATTATCAATACTCTCGCCTGCAAATTATCAAGAGTTCAATCGTATTTTAGCGCCTGGTGGTAAAGTCTTAAAAGTGGTTCCTAATGCAGATTACCTTGTTGAGATTCGGCAAGCGTTACAACCGTATCATGATAATCCCGTGGAAATATATGATAAT
The genomic region above belongs to Aerococcaceae bacterium zg-1292 and contains:
- a CDS encoding TIGR00159 family protein gives rise to the protein MGDQTLAKVLDILIVWFLINQILVWARGTRVMNILKGVALIFIARALSSMLGLQTIDWLLNQVISWGVVAAIILFQPEIRKALENLGRNMFRNRKNNQNPSDKLIADIEKSVQYMSRRKIGALISIEAEDSLEEFVKTGIAMDSYVSNQLLINIFIPNTPLHDGAVIISDYRIASASSYLPLSESTLIPKELGTRHRAAIGLGEVTDALTVIVSEETGAISLVKRDHLHRDVTAQELNELLHQYLATETPEEEKSFMQLVKDFFSSMTQKGESS
- the yidD gene encoding membrane protein insertion efficiency factor YidD; translated protein: MKKVIQGSVHLYQKYISPAFPPSCRYYPSCSNYMLDAVEKHGAIKGGVMGMARICRCHPFVKGGRDEVPDYFTLRRNPHQRQ
- a CDS encoding methyltransferase domain-containing protein — its product is MKQSKKERTQLWLQDHHAEQWLRCIHCDAPLHFESYSLHCDNGHRFDGAKQGYYYLTTKQLLATKYDHALFEARRYVITKTGFYRTLHEVLIDFVNQYQPSVILDAGSGEGSHLAAITAAAKYDLTAIGVDLAKDGIQLSTTYNGSLLSLVSDLAYMPIADGQVNLILSILSPANYQEFNRILAPGGKVLKVVPNADYLVEIRQALQPYHDNPVEIYDNTQVIDVFQKAYPNSHIIRVHDDVRMDKQAKQMLVAMTPLAWQLSQAERQQVVEALPETITLDVSVLMNE
- a CDS encoding phosphoglucosamine mutase, producing MGKYFETDGVRGVANTELTPELAFKLGRCGGHVLRQHAPEIEHPRVLVGRDTRISGQMLENALIAGLLSVGIEVMQLGVISTPAVAYLTRTQGAVAGVMISASHNPAQDNGIKFFGADGFKLSDDQELEIEALLDAPVDELPRPSSSGLGTVEEFNEGAIKYIQYLQTTISSDLSGITVCLDAANGATSPLINQLFADLETDFYTMGDRPDGININDHVGSTHPEALQAFVKEKGAMVGLAFDGDGDRLIAVDENGEIVDGDKIMFICGKHLKSKGRLAEDTIVSTVMSNIGFHKAVEANGMVALKTAVGDRYVVEEMRRGNYTLGGEQSGHIVFLNLNTTGDGLLSAIQLLSVMKETGKSLSELASEVEIFPQLLVNIRVRDKHTVMDEPEVKAVIEEVEAEMNGDGRILVRPSGTEPLLRVMAEASTDEKVHNYVHKIADVIRRVRGLE